One part of the Homo sapiens chromosome 19, GRCh38.p14 Primary Assembly genome encodes these proteins:
- the NDUFS7 gene encoding NADH dehydrogenase [ubiquinone] iron-sulfur protein 7, mitochondrial isoform X1, with product MAVLSAPGLRGFRILGLRSSVGPAVQARGVHQSVATDGPSSTQPALPKARAVAPKPSSRGEYVVAKLDDLVNWARRVSTMSCRPSSSARASLHTHRHTHTHTNVQTRTHTTHACTLTCAHVHASSHVWTDVYTDHTHTHAHNAHMHTRTHAHLHTHAHTSTCAHTLAHIHTCTLALMHTHAHIYTCTRTLAHTCTYMHSHAHTCTLTHMHTRPCVDTCMCACWHACTQAHSLMHTHPCGRGAGRTLPEAPVLAWWPVVPSEDSDPAGDDPSVSVILFLASVCSSCFSFKVKAVF from the exons ATGGCGGTGCTGTCAG CTCCTGGCCTGCGCGGCTTCCGGATCCTTGGTCTGCG CTCCAGCGTGGGCCCGGCTGTGCAGGCACGAGGTGTCCATCAGAGCGTGGCCACCGATGGCCCAAGCAG CACCCAGCCTGCCCTGCCAAAGGCCAGAGCCGTGGCTCCCAAACCCAGCAGCCGGGGCGAGTATGTGGTGGCCAAGCTGGATGACCTCGTCAACTGGGCCCGCCGGGTGAGTACTATGAGCTGTAGGCCCTCCTCGAGCGCCAGGGCCTCTCTGCAcactcacaggcacacacatacacacaccaacgTGCAGACAcgtacacacacaacacatgcatgcacactcacATGCGCACATGTGCATGCAAGCTCACATGTATGGACAGATGTGTACACGGACCACACGCACACTCACGCACACaatgcacatatgcacactcgcacacatgcacacttgcacacacatgcacacacaagcacatgtgcacacacgcttgcacacatacacacatgcacacttgcACTCATGCACACTCATgcgcacatatacacatgcacacgcacactcgcacacacgtgcacatatatGCACagtcatgcacacacatgcacactcacacacatgcacacacgtccTTGTGtggacacatgcatgtgtgcctgttggcatgcatgcacacaggcacactcactgatgcacacacacccctgcgGCCGTGGAGCAGGGCGGACCCTCCCGGAGGCCCCTGTGCTGGCCTGGTGGCCTGTGGTTCCATCTGAGGATTCGGACCCTGCTGGAGATGACCCCTCCGTTTCCGTCATTCTCTTTCTGGCGTCCGTGTGTTCctcttgtttctcttttaagGTGAAAGCAGTGTTTTAA
- the NDUFS7 gene encoding NADH dehydrogenase [ubiquinone] iron-sulfur protein 7, mitochondrial isoform 2 (isoform 2 is encoded by transcript variant 2), whose product MAVLSAPGLRGFRILGLRSSVGPAVQARGVHQSVATDGPSSTQPALPKARAVAPKPSSRGEYVVAKLDDLVNWARRSSLWPMTFGLACCAVEMMHMAAPRYDMDRFGVVFRASPRQSDVMIVAGTLTNKMAPALRKVYDQMPEPRYVVSMGSCANGGGYYHYSYSVVRGCDRIVPVDIYIPD is encoded by the exons ATGGCGGTGCTGTCAG CTCCTGGCCTGCGCGGCTTCCGGATCCTTGGTCTGCG CTCCAGCGTGGGCCCGGCTGTGCAGGCACGAGGTGTCCATCAGAGCGTGGCCACCGATGGCCCAAGCAG CACCCAGCCTGCCCTGCCAAAGGCCAGAGCCGTGGCTCCCAAACCCAGCAGCCGGGGCGAGTATGTGGTGGCCAAGCTGGATGACCTCGTCAACTGGGCCCGCCGG AGTTCTCTGTGGCCCATGACCTTCGGCCTGGCCTGCTGCGCCGTGGAGATGATGCACATGGCAGCACCCCGCTACGACATGGACCGCTTTGGCGTGGTCTTCCGCGCCAGCCCGCGCCAGTCCGACGTCATGATCGTGGCCGGCACACTCACCAACAAGATGGCCCCAGCGCTTCGCAAG GTCTACGACCAGATGCCGGAGCCGCGCTACGTGGTCTCCATGGGGAG CTGCGCCAACGGAGGAGGCTACTACCACTATTCCTACTCGGTGGTGAGGGGCTGCGACCGCATCGTGCCCGTGGACATCTACATCCCAG ACTGA
- the NDUFS7 gene encoding NADH dehydrogenase [ubiquinone] iron-sulfur protein 7, mitochondrial isoform 1 (isoform 1 is encoded by transcript variant 1) yields the protein MAVLSAPGLRGFRILGLRSSVGPAVQARGVHQSVATDGPSSTQPALPKARAVAPKPSSRGEYVVAKLDDLVNWARRSSLWPMTFGLACCAVEMMHMAAPRYDMDRFGVVFRASPRQSDVMIVAGTLTNKMAPALRKVYDQMPEPRYVVSMGSCANGGGYYHYSYSVVRGCDRIVPVDIYIPGCPPTAEALLYGILQLQRKIKRERRLQIWYRR from the exons ATGGCGGTGCTGTCAG CTCCTGGCCTGCGCGGCTTCCGGATCCTTGGTCTGCG CTCCAGCGTGGGCCCGGCTGTGCAGGCACGAGGTGTCCATCAGAGCGTGGCCACCGATGGCCCAAGCAG CACCCAGCCTGCCCTGCCAAAGGCCAGAGCCGTGGCTCCCAAACCCAGCAGCCGGGGCGAGTATGTGGTGGCCAAGCTGGATGACCTCGTCAACTGGGCCCGCCGG AGTTCTCTGTGGCCCATGACCTTCGGCCTGGCCTGCTGCGCCGTGGAGATGATGCACATGGCAGCACCCCGCTACGACATGGACCGCTTTGGCGTGGTCTTCCGCGCCAGCCCGCGCCAGTCCGACGTCATGATCGTGGCCGGCACACTCACCAACAAGATGGCCCCAGCGCTTCGCAAG GTCTACGACCAGATGCCGGAGCCGCGCTACGTGGTCTCCATGGGGAG CTGCGCCAACGGAGGAGGCTACTACCACTATTCCTACTCGGTGGTGAGGGGCTGCGACCGCATCGTGCCCGTGGACATCTACATCCCAG GCTGCCCACCTACGGCCGAGGCCCTGCTCTACGGCATCCTGCAGCTGCAGAGGAAGATCAAGCGGGAGCGGAGGCTGCAGATCTGGTACCGCAGGtag